CGCTTCCGCTTCGTGCTCGAGACCAACGGGATCACCTTGGGGGCTGATAGGGGGAAAGCGCGCGACCTCTCAAAGTTCTCCTGTGTTCACGTGCGAGTCTCCTTGAAGGGAGCTAGCGAGGAGGAGTTTCACCTGCTGACCGGGGCACGGCCCGAGTTCTACGCTGTGCAGCTTAACGCGCTGAGGAACCTCCTCGACTACGGTGTTTCCTGCCACCCCGCTGTCATGCTCTCCTTCTCTGCGCCGGATTCTGCGGATCGCCTAAAGGAGCGCCTCGCCGCGATAGACCCTGTGCTAGTCAGAGAGTTTGAGGAAGAGTACGTCTTCCTCTACCGGCACGTGGTGGAGCAGCTGCGGAGAGCTGGGCTCAAGCCTCGCGTCGCCTACGCTCCGGATAGTATCCCGCCCGAGCTGGTCTAGTAATCGAGAAAAAGCAGTGTGGCTAGTTCTACATCTAGGTGAGGGCTGGTGACGGTCGACGAGAAGGATCCCTTAATCGAAGCAGTCCTAGCTGTTCTGCGTCTTAATCCGAGGTTTTCGAAAATCGAGGAGAAGAACGTGAAAAAGATACTTAGAAAGCTCGAGAAGAGCGACCTAACGTACATGGCGAACACTTTCGACGCCTTCAGGGAGTTTCTCGAGAAAAATTGTACCGATATATTCAAGAAAGACGTGGGAAAAAGTTCCGAAAATGCTGTTTAGCTTCCGCGAGATAGTCTAATGTTTTCCGCTAGTTTCTAGAAGGAGTTTTATCTGGCTGTGCCCAGAGCATCCTGTGAGAAAAGGCTGCTTCCACCCGAGTCTTCTCGAGCTGGAGGAAGCGGTTTCAAAGCCCAGCTTCGTACAGGAGCTCGAGTCCAAACTTTCAAAGTACTGGAGGCTCCTGCACAGCAGCGAAAAGCTACAGCTGGTTCTACGCGTGCAGGCAGCCCTGCTGAGGGCGATGCGGGACTTCCTGGACTCGGAAGGCTTCGTAGAAGTTCTCCCACCCATCATAGGTCCCGTCACAGACCCCGGCATTCGGGGGGCGAAGCAAGTAGTAATCGACTACTACGGGAGGCAGTACAAGTTGATGAGCAGCGCGATCCTGTACAAGCAGATGCTGGCTAGCTCGCTGGGGAAGATATACTTCGCCAGCCCGAACGTCCGCCTGGAGGATCCTTCGTCCGTCTACACGGGTAGGCACCTGGTCGAGTTCGTGCAGCTGGATCTAGAGATCGCGGAGGCTTCGTATCGCGAAGCAATGCGCGTAGCTGAGAGCCTGCTGAAGCACGTGGTGGAGGACGTGCTGGACAGGTTCGGGGCACACCTGGAGAAGCTTGGGAGGCAGCTCACCGTTCCGAGGACCCCGTTCAGGAGGTACACGTACACGGAGGTTGTCGAAATGCTGCGGAGGTACGGAGTGGAGCAGGATCCCTACGCGGAGATAAGCTGGGAGAACGAGGAGCTATTCTCCTCCCTTCACGACAACCCGTTCTTCGTGACAGAGTACCCTATCACCGCGAGAGGCTTCTACGACAGGGAGGATCCCTCGAGACCCGGAGTGCTCCTCGACTTCGACCTCCTGTATCCTGAGGGCTTTGGAGAGGCTGCGAGCGGCGCGGAGAGGGAGTACGAGTACGAGAAGGTTTTGAGGAGACTTATCCGCAGCGGCGAGGACCCCTCCAAGTATGGTTGGTACCTGGAGATGCTCAAAGACGGTATCAAGCCCTCTGCGGGGTTCGGCATAGGGGTTGAGAGGCTCACCAGGTACGTGTGCGGGCTGCCGCACATCTACGAGGCGCGCCCCTACCCGAAGCTTGCCGGCATAACTTCTCCTTAGTCTGCAAGAGAAGGGGGAAAGATAACCTGCCTAGCTTTCTCTTTTTAGGAACGGGTCGATGTTGGTTCTCTTCAGGATAGCCAGCGCGCAGGTCGCGAAAGCGGCAGCAACGAAACCCCAGAGCAGTAGGCCTGCCGTGTAGCCCCCGTCGGGCACTTCGGGGAGGCTCATGAGGAAGCCTGTGACGGCGTACGCTATAGACTCGAAGATGTTTATGGGGATGCCCTCCAGGCCGGTGAAGAGACCGGCTCTGCTCTCACCTCTCTGCGTCTCGTACCAGTGGGCCAGGTCTGCCACTACAGCATAGGGGAAGAGGACGTAGGCTGAGACTGCTATCGCTCCTACAGCGACTATCAGGTACCCTAAAGCTATCCTGAGAGCTCCGCTCACAAAGTGCGGAAGCGGTACGAGCATGAACACGAGGATCAGCAGGAGGATCGCTCGCGAGAGAGCGTACCCCTTCCCCCTCTGCTTCGCCACCCTGCCCCAGAGCGGGAACGCGCCCGCGACGAACAGCACTAGGACTAGACCGAAGGAAGCCGCGGCGAGCGAGTGCTCTACGCCTATAACTTTCTCGATGTAGGCGATCACCGTAACCACGAGCATGTGCTGGGCAGCCGACATGAAGCCTCTGACCCCCAACCACTTCACGTACTCCCTGTACTTCACCACCTCCTTGAAGTCCTTGAGCACGTTGAGCCTAACCTCGGTTCTCCTCTCGACGGGGATTAAAATTACGGGAGGTGTGAAGAGAGCGATGAGAACCAAGCTGTATGCTCCGATCAGCGGCATGAAGAAGCCCATCGCGACAAGCATCTTCGCGAGGAAGCCGGTCACTGTGCTGACAACGTTCCCGAATATGTTCGCGAGATTCTGGACCATCGAGATATCTACTCTCTCCGCCGGCTCGCTGATCTCGGCCAGCCAGGCCTGGTACGGCGTTAGAAGCCAAGCGTAGAAGAAGTGGAAGAGCGCGCTCGTTGCTACTCCCCACAGCAGTATTAGCGTGTACTCCCCTGCCGGGAGAAAGTATATCGGCGTGAAGTGCAGGAAGCCTGAGAGAGCTAGCGCTGGAGCACCTGTGGCGATGAAAGGTTTCCTCTTCCCCCACCTCGTCCAAATGCTGTCGCTCAGATACCCTACCACTATGCTGGCCAGTATGATCGTCATCTTGCCTGCTACGCCGATGAGCCCCGCGTCGACTGGCCTAAGCTGGAAAACCTGCCAGTAGATGTAGAAGCTCGCGAAATCGTATAGCCCCATGAAGATCGTCGAGCCGAAGCGGGCGAAACCGTACCCCCAGCGCTGCAGCCTCGTTAACACGTTTATAGGTGTGCGCCGAAAACAAAATTAATTTTTTTATTTCAGCATGCAGACCTGATGGGAAGCCCCACGGTGCTTCGCGGCTTCCACGGGAAAAAAGAAAAACGTAACCTTTTAGGGAGTATAATCTGGTGGTTAGGTGAGAGCGGGGAAAGCCGTCCTTTTAGCAGCGGGGCTAGGTACGCGCCTAGTGCCCTTCTCTAAGGAGATCCCGAAGGAGATGCTTCCGATCCCCCTTCGCGAAGGCGATCACACGTACCCTAAACCCATCATCCAGGTAGTTTACGAGCAGTTGTACGACGCGGGGGTGAGGAACTTCTGCCTTGTCGTAGGGCGCGGGAAGAGGGCTATCGAGGACCACTTCACGCCGGACTGGGGTTTCGTGGAGTACCTTGAGAGAAACGGTAAGCACGTGCAAGCTCAAGCGCTGAAGAAGTTTTACGAGAAGATTGAGAGCTCGTTCATCGCGTGGGTCAACCAGCCTATCCCTAAGGGAACTGCCCACGCAGTCCTCATGGCGAAGGGCTTCGTCGGCGACGACTACTTCGTAGCCGCAGCTGCGGACAACGTCTTCGTGGGTGAAAACGTGTTCGCAGCAGCTCTCGAGGTTCACGAGCGCTTCTCGAAACCTGTAGTAACCGCGAAGAGAGTCGACGACCCTAAGCGCTACGGGATTGTGGTGGGCGAGCCCCTCGGTGGCCCCCTCTACCGAGTCAGGGAGATCATTGAGAAGCCGGAGAGGCCCCCCTCCAACCTGGCTAACGCGTCCCTCTACATCCTCCCGCCAGAGATCTTCCGCGCCATTGAAAGGACAACTACAAGCAAGCGGGGAGAGATCGAGCTGCCCGACGCGATAAAGCTGCTCATAGATGAGGGCTTCGAGTTTATCGCCTACGAGGCTCAGGCGGAGTGGATAGATGTGGGCAGCTGGGAGTCCTACACTAGGGCAGTGATGCTGATGCTGAAGTAGAGCTCCCGTGCGGCGCGCTCCGCGCGGAGAGCTGAAAATATCTAGAAGCTGAAGGTTCTGCGGAGATGTGTCCACTAGGTCTTCCAGGGCTGGGGAAATCCTCCTAGTGCTCGAGGCCGCTTTCGGCGGCTTCTACGTTTCGATAGCTCGCGCACTCTTCGTGCCGATGCTGACCTACAGTGGCTACCCGCTCGAGCTTCTCTCGATGGTGATCCTGCCGACGGGATTTGCCGGAGCTGTTCTGTCGCTCTACATATACCGCCACAGCGGTTTCGTGTCCTCGAAGTTCAAGCCTCTCCTGTTCACCTCCCACATCGGTGAGCGCCTGCTCTGGGTCCTGCCGCCTTTCCTCTTAGCCTCACCGGCCGCAGAGTCCATCGTGTACATGCTCGGCAACCTAGCAGCCCTTACCACGGGCCTCCTGCTGAGTGCGCTGATCTTCCTGTACTTCCCCGAGAGGGATGTGGTCAGGGTGGCTGTGAGCCGCTCAGCTTCAGGAGCTGCGGCTTCGCTTCTGGGCTCGCTGTACATGACTTACCTTCCGACCGTGATGCCGGCTCCCGACGTCTACTACGTGCTTTACCTTTCAGCGTTTGCAGCCGGTGTCATAAGCTCCATCTCTCTGGCACTGGTTCCCAATATCCCCTCAAGCATCCCGGAGCCTGGAGGTGCTCTCCCGGAGGAGGTTGCCGTGAAGAGCGGTAACGCTTTCCTCGTGCTTATGCTGATGACCGCTGGAGGAAACTTAGTCGGCATTGCGTGGAGCCCCCTGCTAAAGGCCCTAAACGCCCCCCTCTACATCCCGTTGGCCTTATCCTTGGCGGGGAACCTCGGAGCTCTCCTAGGCTCTTATGCCTGGAGAGGGTACAGATCCTACCTGGCTGCGATGCTGGTAAATTCTCTCTTCACAGCACTCGTACCCTTCTTCAGCCAGCCTGAAGCACACCCGCTCCTATCCTTCGCGATGTCCGCTACATTCATGGGCGCGAACCTCCTCGGAATGCAGCTCTTCGCGCAGCTCAGCGGTAGAATGGGCAGGGTTAAAGCCTCGGTTTTCCAGACTTCCTCCAACTACGTGGGTTTACTGCTCGCAGCTTCTCTCTCCACTCTGCTCCCGATGAGCCCTCAGGCAGCCTTGCTGGCTGCAGCCCTTATCAAGCTTTTAGGAGTGGTCGTGGCGGCTATCGCGATACCGGAGACCGCTATCGTGAAGGGTAGGAGGGTCTACGAGTACAGCAGGCTGGTGTACTCGACCAGCCTCTACGGTTTCACCTTCACGGTTCAGGCTTCTAGAGAGTTCCTGAAGACCATGCTGGAGATGCTGGCGACAGTGGCTCTAATCGTCCTAATATACGTGGTTCATCGGCTCAGCACTTTCCTGGCCGGAGCTTAGACAGCACTTTAAGAGCGAGCAAAATAAAGCGCTGTTACCGTCAGGGGTTGGTGCGCATGTACCCAGACCTGGTGAGTCTGCTCTTAGGTCTCCTGTCCGAGATCGCTGCCCTCCTCCCGAAGGTTCTGCTGGGCGTCGGAGCCTTCTTCCTGGCGTTCTTCGTGGTAAGGCTGCTGCACAGAGCGGTTAAGGTTCTCGTCGCGGCCGGGGGTATCGAGGATAAGCTCCGCGAAATAATACCTGGCGGGATGAAGATCCCACTGGCCTCGCTTATCTCCTTTATCCTCGGTGCGATGATCCTCGTCTCGGTAGCTTCTCTAGTCATCAGGCTTTTCATCCCCGAGTACACAGCTGCCTACAGGTCATTCGTCGACCTGCTCGCTAGGCTGGGCAGCGTCGCCGCCCTCACGCTCATCTCGGTAGTGGTGGTGGATACCTTCGCGAAGTCGATGGGTCTTGAGAGGAAGACCGAGAGGTTCTTCACGATGCTGCTCTCTCTGCTTATCGTCATGCTGGCTATCGACCTCGCAGCTCTAAGCCCCGAGGTGAAGCAGGCTCTGACCTTCGGCCTTGCGATCGGCGTCGGCTTGCTGATAGGTGCCTTCGCGCTCTGGGCTTTCTTCGGCGACTACATAGAGAAAGTTCTCGCGAGGCATACCGGGTGAAGCTATGCTGAGTGAGCTGCTCATCTTGCTGTTCTTCGCACCCATACTGCTCACCACCGCCTACTACCTAGTCATCTTCGCGGCTGCTGCGAGGAGGAAGGCCGCACCGGGAGACAGCGGGAGCGCAGGTGGCAGCTGCACCTTGGAGCTGCTGATCCCCGTAAAGAGCGAGCCGGTGAACATAGTCTCCAGGACCGTGCACCACGCGCTTTCAGCGCTAGGGAGAAGCTGCGCGCGAAGCATCACCGTGCTTTCGGACGACGATCCTCCGGCAGCGGAGGAGTTGAAGAAGGCGGCTAGCGACCCCCGGGTCAGGGTTCTCCGCAGGGATGAGCCGCGGGGAGGTCGCACCGGAGCGCTCGACGAGTATTTCCTCCACCATGCGAAGTCGGAGTACGTGCTCGTGCTCGACGCGGACGCGATCATCGGCGAGAAAGCTCTCGAAGAGGTTTGCCGCCGTGCTGACGGCTGCACAACGCTAATTCTACCCTGGAGGGCTTACTACGAGGAGAGAACGAGGGTTGCGGAGACGATGAAGTTCATCACGGATATGGGCACGATAGTCCTCTACCTGATGAGGAGCAGGGCAGGCTTCTTCGCTTTTCCCCTAGGCTCGGGCACGGCTTTCCCCACCAAGGTGATTCGCGAGGTAGGCGGATGGGGTCCCGGTATCGTGCAGGATGATATTCACATCGGTGTTAAGCTAGCACTGGCCGGCTACACCACTAAGGTTATCGAAAGCGCCTCGCTAGGCATCCTCGTACCTTCCAAGTTTCAGTCGCTGAAGAAGCAGCAGCGCAGGTGGGCCTACGGTACCAGCGAAGTCCTATCCAGGAGCCTCCTCCCGCTGCTCAGAGCAAAAAGAATGCCTTTCTGGAAGCGTATAGAGATGATCATGTACATGTCGCAGCCGCTGCAGACCGTCCCGCTCTTCTCAGCTTTCATCCTGGCACCTGTAGTGGCTGCTCTAGAGCCGGGTGTTCCCCTCAGGTTCGTGCTCCCCGAAGTCCTCGGCTTATCTCTCGCTACAGCTTTCCTAGTAGCCATCTACGTTTACCTCTTCAGGAAGCTCTCAGGAGTATCTG
This region of Thermofilum sp. genomic DNA includes:
- a CDS encoding sugar phosphate nucleotidyltransferase, which translates into the protein MRAGKAVLLAAGLGTRLVPFSKEIPKEMLPIPLREGDHTYPKPIIQVVYEQLYDAGVRNFCLVVGRGKRAIEDHFTPDWGFVEYLERNGKHVQAQALKKFYEKIESSFIAWVNQPIPKGTAHAVLMAKGFVGDDYFVAAAADNVFVGENVFAAALEVHERFSKPVVTAKRVDDPKRYGIVVGEPLGGPLYRVREIIEKPERPPSNLANASLYILPPEIFRAIERTTTSKRGEIELPDAIKLLIDEGFEFIAYEAQAEWIDVGSWESYTRAVMLMLK
- a CDS encoding radical SAM protein — translated: MRERVARGSARKYYRFRGGRWYGGIATADCVGCNLRCVFCWGSHARDNFASVGVFLEPEEVYARLARIAEKRGYDLVRISGNEPTLAWQHLLRVLELFEEDGRFRFVLETNGITLGADRGKARDLSKFSCVHVRVSLKGASEEEFHLLTGARPEFYAVQLNALRNLLDYGVSCHPAVMLSFSAPDSADRLKERLAAIDPVLVREFEEEYVFLYRHVVEQLRRAGLKPRVAYAPDSIPPELV
- a CDS encoding MFS transporter; translated protein: MLTRLQRWGYGFARFGSTIFMGLYDFASFYIYWQVFQLRPVDAGLIGVAGKMTIILASIVVGYLSDSIWTRWGKRKPFIATGAPALALSGFLHFTPIYFLPAGEYTLILLWGVATSALFHFFYAWLLTPYQAWLAEISEPAERVDISMVQNLANIFGNVVSTVTGFLAKMLVAMGFFMPLIGAYSLVLIALFTPPVILIPVERRTEVRLNVLKDFKEVVKYREYVKWLGVRGFMSAAQHMLVVTVIAYIEKVIGVEHSLAAASFGLVLVLFVAGAFPLWGRVAKQRGKGYALSRAILLLILVFMLVPLPHFVSGALRIALGYLIVAVGAIAVSAYVLFPYAVVADLAHWYETQRGESRAGLFTGLEGIPINIFESIAYAVTGFLMSLPEVPDGGYTAGLLLWGFVAAAFATCALAILKRTNIDPFLKRES
- a CDS encoding glycosyltransferase family 2 protein — translated: MLSELLILLFFAPILLTTAYYLVIFAAAARRKAAPGDSGSAGGSCTLELLIPVKSEPVNIVSRTVHHALSALGRSCARSITVLSDDDPPAAEELKKAASDPRVRVLRRDEPRGGRTGALDEYFLHHAKSEYVLVLDADAIIGEKALEEVCRRADGCTTLILPWRAYYEERTRVAETMKFITDMGTIVLYLMRSRAGFFAFPLGSGTAFPTKVIREVGGWGPGIVQDDIHIGVKLALAGYTTKVIESASLGILVPSKFQSLKKQQRRWAYGTSEVLSRSLLPLLRAKRMPFWKRIEMIMYMSQPLQTVPLFSAFILAPVVAALEPGVPLRFVLPEVLGLSLATAFLVAIYVYLFRKLSGVSAKAGEVLANIGRFAAILTVLSPILSVSALRGLARAGMPFEVTPKGEKEKALRGDSLPMVEALYASASASLSLALGNAAATLVSLALLAAALYALARLR
- a CDS encoding asparagine synthetase A; amino-acid sequence: MRKGCFHPSLLELEEAVSKPSFVQELESKLSKYWRLLHSSEKLQLVLRVQAALLRAMRDFLDSEGFVEVLPPIIGPVTDPGIRGAKQVVIDYYGRQYKLMSSAILYKQMLASSLGKIYFASPNVRLEDPSSVYTGRHLVEFVQLDLEIAEASYREAMRVAESLLKHVVEDVLDRFGAHLEKLGRQLTVPRTPFRRYTYTEVVEMLRRYGVEQDPYAEISWENEELFSSLHDNPFFVTEYPITARGFYDREDPSRPGVLLDFDLLYPEGFGEAASGAEREYEYEKVLRRLIRSGEDPSKYGWYLEMLKDGIKPSAGFGIGVERLTRYVCGLPHIYEARPYPKLAGITSP